One Labrus mixtus chromosome 22, fLabMix1.1, whole genome shotgun sequence genomic window carries:
- the gpr19 gene encoding probable G-protein coupled receptor 19, with amino-acid sequence MVYAQSSNTVGVNPSLYSPSFTYQMSFNYSAKENATVLATLPTTPLCSLEGQLNRTSASYELTTGEAVVLGLVFGVLWLVSILGNALVCLVIHRSRRTQSTTNYFVVSMACADLLMSLGCAPFILLQVAAGQWPLSAAACKIVRYLQHLCAGVQVYVLLSISVDRFYTIVYPLSFKVSREKAKKMILASWLFDAAFVSPCLFFYGSASSVSGHCDFFLPDSWGSITYAAFHLLFGYLVPVGLLVSFYQRVVRYIWRISADGHTVRRTMNIVPRTKVKTIKMFLMLNTVFFLTWTPFYIAQLWHPRESDGPGRRGLLFFTAIAWISFSSSASKPTLYSVYNANFRRGMRETFCMSSMKCYRSNAYTITASSRMAKKNYIGVVEIPAQAKTGTKDSVYDTFDREGKEKKVAWTTNANPPNTFV; translated from the coding sequence ATGGTGTATGCTCAGTCTTCAAATACAGTCGGAGTCAACCCATCCCTCTACTCTCCATCTTTCACATATCAGATGTCATTTAACTACTCTGCGAAGGAAAACGCGACTGTCCTGGCAACCTTACCCACAACCCCCCTCTGCAGCCTCGAGGGCCAGCTGAACCGGACCTCGGCGTCCTATGAGCTGACGACGGGCGAGGCGGTCGTCCTGGGATTGGTTTTCGGGGTCCTCTGGTTGGTCTCCATCCTGGGAAATGCCCTCGTCTGCCTGGTCATCCACCGGAGCCGGCGGACTCAGTCCACCACCAATTACTTCGTGGTGTCTATGGCCTGCGCGGACCTGCTCATGAGCCTGGGTTGCGCCCCGTTCATCCTCCTTCAGGTCGCTGCGGGACAATGGCCGCTGAGCGCCGCGGCCTGCAAGATCGTGCGCTACCTGCAGCACCTGTGCGCCGGCGTGCAGGTCTACGTCCTGCTCTCCATCTCTGTGGACCGCTTCTACACGATCGTCTACCCGCTCAGCTTCAAGGTGTCCAGAGAGAAAGCCAAGAAGATGATCCTGGCCTCGTGGTTGTTCGACGCCGCCTTTGTGTCGCCCTGCCTCTTCTTCTACGGCTCCGCGTCTTCAGTCAGCGGTCACTGTGACTTCTTTCTCCCGGACAGCTGGGGCAGTATAACCTACGCCGCCTTTCACCTCCTGTTTGGTTATCTGGTCCCGGTTGGGCTGCTGGTGTCGTTCTACCAGCGGGTCGTTCGCTACATCTGGAGGATAAGCGCCGACGGACACACAGTGCGCCGGACGATGAACATCGTCCCGCGGACTAAAGTCAAGACCATCAAGATGTTCCTCATGCTCAACACAGTTTTCTTCCTCACATGGACGCCCTTCTACATCGCCCAGCTGTGGCACCCCAGGGAGTCCGACGGACCCGGTAGGCGGGGCCTGCTGTTCTTCACGGCCATCGCCTGgatctccttcagctcctcgGCCTCCAAACCGACCCTGTACTCGGTCTACAATGCAAACTTCAGACGGGGCATGAGGGAGACCTTCTGCATGTCGTCGATGAAATGTTACCGCAGTAATGCGTACACCATCACGGCCAGCTCCCGCATGGCCAAAAAGAACTACATCGGGGTGGTGGAAATCCCGGCGCAGGCTAAGACGGGTACAAAGGACTCGGTTTACGATACGTTTGACCGAGAGGGGAAGGAAAAGAAGGTCGCATGGACCACTAACGCCAACCCTCCAAATACTTTTGTCTAA